One genomic region from Branchiostoma lanceolatum isolate klBraLanc5 chromosome 7, klBraLanc5.hap2, whole genome shotgun sequence encodes:
- the LOC136439433 gene encoding protein BANP-like isoform X2, whose protein sequence is MAGEQLTDVVQLAVSEIATGELTEEEPAAKRMRRMEIVMPETQPEISREESSSIKSILFNMNKAICLRLEGIENKVEGLSNRTKVLEDKVDGIVQTVKELGNRPAVTAPTTSRKQHHTPRRQSTIVIGLPNSGNQSHSQDQSLSAHSTDNEDDVPTPIPTRLQENGTEEIASGTVAVPETKMKDESGEVEEESSRSQGQRFGPNVQFITLNSEEDYPGGTWLGDENNIEMRVRCPITPSDLLHIHQTCRTAERMALILLDYLFDRETQAMSNISGMGRHGKKQLDPLMIYGIRCHLISKFAITDADWHRIKQNIDSKCRTSFRRRQRGQPLTVKAFARKLPSNMHTVYAQELHTVHPEAQADQLSQLAVNQGDMEVHIQGTAIQPGDTVAVTQGNQVHHLHITQADGHHVTVADGTQVHHVQITQTADGQQVAVLQPGEEVTIQQVAMQPGAMSIEPQPTALHGMETTEIHIQEGQIQQIQQPDEVQIQEIEGQEVSMPQ, encoded by the exons ATGGCTGGTGAACAGCTGACAGATGTGGTCCAGTTGGCTGTCAGTGAAATAGCTACAG GTGAGCTGACAGAGGAAGAACCAGCTGCCAAGCGGATGCGGCGGATGGAAATCGTCATGCCCGAGACCCAGCCAGAGATCAGTAGGGAAGAGTCCAGCTCcatcaaa TCCATCTTGTTCAACATGAACAAGGCCATCTGCCTACGTCTGGAAGGGATTGAGAACAAGGTGGAGGGGCTGAGTAACCGCACCAAGGTTCTGGAGGACAAGGTTGATGGGATAGTACAGACGGTGAAGGAGCTGGGAAATAGACCCGCCGTCACGGCCCCCACCACCTCACGGAAAca GCACCACACCCCTCGAAGACAGAGTACGATTGTCATCGGATTGCCAAACTCGGGGAACCAGTCACACAGCCAGGACCAGAGCCTGTCCGCACATAGTACAGATAATGAAG ATGATGTTCCTACTCCAATTCCTACCAGACTTCAAGAAAATGGAACTGAGGAAATAG CCAGTGGGACAGTGGCCGTTCCGGAGACAAAGATGAAGGACGAGAGTGGAGAAGTGGAGGAAGAGTCAAGCAGGAGCCAGGGACAGCGATTTGGCCCGAATGTACAGTTCATCACGCTCAACTCCGAAG AGGACTACCCAGGGGGAACTTGGCTGGGTGATGAAAACAACATAGAGATGAGAGTCAGATGCCCCATCACACCATC AGACCTGCTGCACATCCACCAGACGTGCCGGACAGCTGAGCGGATGGCCCTGATCCTGCTGGACTACCTCTTTGACAGGGAAACACAGGCCATGTCCAACATCTCCGGCATGGGCAGGCACGGCAAGAAGCAGCTGGACCCCCTCATGATATACGGCATCAGAT GCCACTTGATCAGCAAGTTTGCAATAACAGATGCAGACTGGCACAGGATCAAACAGAACATCGACTCCAAGTGTCGGACGTCCTTCCGGCGCAGACAGCGGGGCCAGCCGCTCACGGTGAAGGCCTTTGCCCGCAAGCTGCCCAGCAACATGCACACTGTGTACGCACAGGAGCTGCACACAGTCCACCCAGAGGCACAGGCAGACCAGTTATCACAG TTGGCAGTCAATCAGGGTGACATGGAGGTTCACATCCAGGGGACAGCCATCCAGCCGGGGGACACCGTGGCCGTCACGCAGGGCAACCAAGTTCACCACCTCCATATCACACAGGCTGATGGCCACCATGTTACG GTTGCGGATGGTACACAAGTACACCATGTGCAGATCACACAGACAGCAGATGGTCAACAGGTTGCA GTGCTTCAGCCAGGTGAAGAAGTGACGATCCAGCAGGTGGCCATGCAGCCAGGTGCCATGTCCATCGAGCCCCAGCCCACGGCCCTACACGGGATGGAGACTACAGAAATCCACATACAGGAGGGGCAGATACAG CAGATACAACAGCCAGACGAAGTACAGATCCAAGAGATTGAGGGCCAGGAGGTCAGCATGCCCCAGTGA
- the LOC136439433 gene encoding protein BANP-like isoform X1: MAGEQLTDVVQLAVSEIATGELTEEEPAAKRMRRMEIVMPETQPEISREESSSIKSILFNMNKAICLRLEGIENKVEGLSNRTKVLEDKVDGIVQTVKELGNRPAVTAPTTSRKQHHTPRRQSTIVIGLPNSGNQSHSQDQSLSAHSTDNEDDVPTPIPTRLQENGTEEIDDVCLTASGTVAVPETKMKDESGEVEEESSRSQGQRFGPNVQFITLNSEEDYPGGTWLGDENNIEMRVRCPITPSDLLHIHQTCRTAERMALILLDYLFDRETQAMSNISGMGRHGKKQLDPLMIYGIRCHLISKFAITDADWHRIKQNIDSKCRTSFRRRQRGQPLTVKAFARKLPSNMHTVYAQELHTVHPEAQADQLSQLAVNQGDMEVHIQGTAIQPGDTVAVTQGNQVHHLHITQADGHHVTVADGTQVHHVQITQTADGQQVAVLQPGEEVTIQQVAMQPGAMSIEPQPTALHGMETTEIHIQEGQIQQIQQPDEVQIQEIEGQEVSMPQ; encoded by the exons ATGGCTGGTGAACAGCTGACAGATGTGGTCCAGTTGGCTGTCAGTGAAATAGCTACAG GTGAGCTGACAGAGGAAGAACCAGCTGCCAAGCGGATGCGGCGGATGGAAATCGTCATGCCCGAGACCCAGCCAGAGATCAGTAGGGAAGAGTCCAGCTCcatcaaa TCCATCTTGTTCAACATGAACAAGGCCATCTGCCTACGTCTGGAAGGGATTGAGAACAAGGTGGAGGGGCTGAGTAACCGCACCAAGGTTCTGGAGGACAAGGTTGATGGGATAGTACAGACGGTGAAGGAGCTGGGAAATAGACCCGCCGTCACGGCCCCCACCACCTCACGGAAAca GCACCACACCCCTCGAAGACAGAGTACGATTGTCATCGGATTGCCAAACTCGGGGAACCAGTCACACAGCCAGGACCAGAGCCTGTCCGCACATAGTACAGATAATGAAG ATGATGTTCCTACTCCAATTCCTACCAGACTTCAAGAAAATGGAACTGAGGAAATAG ATGATGTGTGTCTCACAGCCAGTGGGACAGTGGCCGTTCCGGAGACAAAGATGAAGGACGAGAGTGGAGAAGTGGAGGAAGAGTCAAGCAGGAGCCAGGGACAGCGATTTGGCCCGAATGTACAGTTCATCACGCTCAACTCCGAAG AGGACTACCCAGGGGGAACTTGGCTGGGTGATGAAAACAACATAGAGATGAGAGTCAGATGCCCCATCACACCATC AGACCTGCTGCACATCCACCAGACGTGCCGGACAGCTGAGCGGATGGCCCTGATCCTGCTGGACTACCTCTTTGACAGGGAAACACAGGCCATGTCCAACATCTCCGGCATGGGCAGGCACGGCAAGAAGCAGCTGGACCCCCTCATGATATACGGCATCAGAT GCCACTTGATCAGCAAGTTTGCAATAACAGATGCAGACTGGCACAGGATCAAACAGAACATCGACTCCAAGTGTCGGACGTCCTTCCGGCGCAGACAGCGGGGCCAGCCGCTCACGGTGAAGGCCTTTGCCCGCAAGCTGCCCAGCAACATGCACACTGTGTACGCACAGGAGCTGCACACAGTCCACCCAGAGGCACAGGCAGACCAGTTATCACAG TTGGCAGTCAATCAGGGTGACATGGAGGTTCACATCCAGGGGACAGCCATCCAGCCGGGGGACACCGTGGCCGTCACGCAGGGCAACCAAGTTCACCACCTCCATATCACACAGGCTGATGGCCACCATGTTACG GTTGCGGATGGTACACAAGTACACCATGTGCAGATCACACAGACAGCAGATGGTCAACAGGTTGCA GTGCTTCAGCCAGGTGAAGAAGTGACGATCCAGCAGGTGGCCATGCAGCCAGGTGCCATGTCCATCGAGCCCCAGCCCACGGCCCTACACGGGATGGAGACTACAGAAATCCACATACAGGAGGGGCAGATACAG CAGATACAACAGCCAGACGAAGTACAGATCCAAGAGATTGAGGGCCAGGAGGTCAGCATGCCCCAGTGA
- the LOC136439446 gene encoding PRELI domain containing protein 3B-like, translating to MKIWTSEHTFRHPWNTVAQAAWRKYPNPMNPSVVGVDVLDRRVDREGKLHSHRLLSTEWGLGSLMKKFLPIQMLGGDTCYVSEHSVVDPEKKTMVMQSTNLTFSNYVSVDERLTYQPHPTEKDSTLLTQEAIITVKGVSLSSYLEGIMANSISGNANKGRQAIEWVIGKINCEVAELAETAKSGMKDITDNLEKITHNTKTESI from the exons ATGAAGATCTGGACGTCAGAACACACCTTTAG GCATCCGTGGAACACGGTTGCGCAGGCAGCATGGAGGAAGTACCCCAACCCCATGAACCCCAGTGTGGTGGGGGTGGATGTGTTGGACAGGAGAGTGGACAGAGAAGGGAAGCTGCACTCGCACAGGCTTCTCAGTACAGAATGGGGCCTAGGATCCTTAATGAAAAAG TTTCTACCAATCCAGATGTTAGGAGGAGACACGTGTTATGTCAGTGAGCACTCTGTTGTAGACCCAGAAAAGAAGACCATGGTTATGCAGTCAACTAAT TTGACGTTTTCAAACTATGTGTCAGTAGATGAGAGATTAACGTACCAGCCACATCCTACAGAAAAAGACTC TACACTGCTAACTCAGGAAGCCATCATCACTGTGAAGGGTGTTAGTCTGAGTAGTTACCTGGAGGGCATCATGGCCAACTCTATCTCAGGGAATGCAAACAAG GGCCGTCAAGCCATAGAATGGGTCATTGGCAAAATCAACTGCGAGGTGGCCGAGCTCGCGGAAACAGCGAAGTCTGGTATGAAGGACATCACGGACAACCTGGAAAAGATCACGCACAACACCAAAACAGAGTCTATATGA